One window from the genome of Dermacentor silvarum isolate Dsil-2018 chromosome 5, BIME_Dsil_1.4, whole genome shotgun sequence encodes:
- the LOC125945999 gene encoding uncharacterized protein LOC125945999 — MPSKWRKCRAVRKEYNKIMNELGLAPRNAGPSSSNNEGASFTSADSSRVERLSPLKPGTSRQSRSSLSTDDGGEPPFKRLNERSSSEAFVDDVCRQEAPCVDEFQSESAGTSSCEQSDSDSSSSDKGDPQGSESSDESDDFVASDSCTGPDEGIAFTCSPTLTHVLSEQLSASEEFAVIASKHNMTHACINDVLDFCRRRGISDLPKDARTVLKTERKAQVEQNGSFVHFGLAEGIRQVLQPGQVVPSELKLQGNIDGVPLYKSSQLAFWPILCRITNVEASPPFVVSVYCGAGKPPCLQDYLEPFLQEVSDLISEGISIGDVHVRVSIGAMVCDAPARSYVKCIVGHTGYYACERCNQKGQHLENRVTFPRLHAAARTNASFRSQENKHHHSGVSPFLSLDVDMIAFFPSEYMHLVCLGVMRRLLRNWVCQGHSNRLSRLYRNQLNESLREASKAFPTCFQRKPRGTEELDRWKATEFRTFLLYVGPVVLKPLLPASQYKHFVMFHVAVRILASPQHYREYNVFAKDLLRYFVQELSELYGKKQLVYNVHSLIHLADQCLDHGPLDEFSAFPFESYLGRIKKLLRSSNKPLSQLSRRISELRHSSRNQVKQKLQHVKPGDCFLIDSTPVVVLEIMADHFTGGILPNARDFFKLPLKSSQLNIWRCNTLSNERKVWHLDDLRNTARCLRLNYKQGHVIIPLLHFH; from the coding sequence atgccgtccaagtggaggaaatgtcgagccgtaagaaaggaatacaacaagataatgaatgagctaggactcgcgccgCGTAATGCTGGGCCTTCCTCGTCCAACAACGAAGgtgcaagcttcacctctgcagacagttctcgcgtagagcgactttcgcctctgaagccgggaaccagcagacaatcgcGAAGTTCACTTTCCacggatgacggtggtgagcctccgttcaaacggttgaacgagcggtCGAGTAGCGAAGCCTTTGTCGACGACGTCtgcagacaagaagctccttGTGTCGACGAATTCCAATCGGAgagtgcgggtacgtcctcatgtgagcaaAGCGActctgatagcagctcaagtgacaaaggagaTCCCCAAGGAAGCGAATCGAGTGATGAGTCAGATGACTTTGTTGCTTCAGACAGCTgcactgggccagatgagggaatagccttcacttgtagtccaacgctCACTCATGTACTTTCTGAACAACTGTCGGCAAGTGAAGAgtttgctgtaattgcttccaaacataatatgacgcatgcatgcattaacgatgtcctcgatttctgccggcgaagaggcatctccgaccttccaaaagatgctaggacagttttgaaaactgagcgcaaagcacAGGTGGAGCAAAATGGGTCATTCGTGCACTTTGGtcttgcagaaggaattcgtcaagtgttgcagccggggcaagtagttccaagtgaactgaagctacagggcaacattgacggagtccctctttacaaaagtagccagctcGCCTTTTGGcccattttgtgccgcataacaaatgtggaggcatcaccgccatttgttgtcagtgtgtactgtggtgcagggaagccGCCATGTCTGCAGGATTATCTAGAGCCATTTTTGCAAGAGGTCTCCGACCTAATCTCTGAGGGGAtaagcataggagatgttcatgttcgggtgagcattggagccatggtttgcgatgctcctgcaaggagctatgtcaaatgtattgttggccacactggctattatgcgtgcgagcgatgcaaccaaaaagggcagcaccttgagaacagggtgacatttcccagACTTCATGCAGCTGCACGGAcgaatgcatcatttcgatctcaagagaacaagcaCCACCATTCTGGTGTTTCACCATTCCTTTCCCTTGACGTCGACATGATTGCATTCTTCCCATCTGAATACATGCATCTCGTTTGCCTGGGAGTCATGAGACGACTTTTAAGGAATTGGGTATGCCAAGGCCACAGTAACAGACTGAGCAGACTGTATCGCAATCAACTGAATGAAAGCCTGCGAGAGGCATCCAAGGCCTTTCCAACATGTTTCCAGCGGAAACCAAGGGGTACAGAAGAGCTTGATCGGTGGAAGGCAACAGAGTTTCGGACATTCCTCCTTTATGTGGGGCCTGTTGTCCTAAAGCCTCTTCTGCCTGCTTCTCAGTACAAGCATTTTGTAATGTTTCATGTGGCGGTCAGAATTTTAGCATCGCCTCAGCACTACCGTGAGTACAATGTTTTTGCCAAAGATTTGCTAAGGTATTTTGTTCAGGAGCTTAGTGAGCTATACGGGAAAAAACAGCTCGTGTACAATGTACACTCACTAATTCATCTTGCTGACCAGTGCCTAGACCATGGCCCTTTAGATGAGTTTAGTGCATTCCCTTTCGAAAGCTACCTTGGACGAATTAAAAAGTTGCTGCGATCTTCCAACAAGCCACTTTCGCAGCTAAGTAGGAGAATTTCTGAACTGAGGCACTCATCCAGGAACCAAGTCAAGCAGAAACTGCAACATGTGAAGCCTGGAGACTGCTTCCTGATTGACAGTACTCCTGTGGTGGTTCTGGAGATAATGGCAGACCACTTCACGGGTGGGATTTTGCCAAATGCCAGGGACTTTTTCAAACTTCCACTGAAGTCGTCTCAGTTGAATATCTGGCGCTGCAATACGTTGAGTAACGAGAGAAAGGTCTGGCATCTTGATGACCTTCGGAACACAGCTCGGTGCCTGAGGCTAAACTACAAGCAAGGACATGTTATTATTCCTCTTTTGCACTTTCACTGA
- the LOC119454418 gene encoding uncharacterized protein LOC119454418, whose product MARLGKLDEYDEKEQNFESYLERFEHFVTANDIKEEKKLSVFLSVIGPRTYEVLKCLVVPAVPGDKCFEEVTVLLTKHYSPSCSVIAERCKFNKRAQEEQESVEDFIVALKHLARKCDFGLFLQDALRDRVVAGIRREETQLALFAEDSLTFEKACKIALDREQAARQTALLHAEGKEATLHAMAIRVQGTERN is encoded by the coding sequence ATGGCGCGACTGGGGAAGCTAGACGAGTACGACGAGAAGGAGCAGAATTTTGAATCCTATTTAGAACGCTTTGAGCATTTCGTCACTGCAAACGATATCAAAGAGGAAAAGAAGCTGTCCGTATTTCTGAGCGTGATAGGACCACGAACGTACGAGGTGCTCAAATGTTTGGTAGTACCCGCCGTTCCTGGGGACAAATGCTTCGAAGAGGTGACAGTGCTGTTGACGAAGCACTATAGCCCAAGCTGTTCTGTGATCGCCGAGCGCTGCAAATTTAACAAGCGGGCACAAGAGGAACAAGAAAGCGTCGAGGATTTCATAGTGGCCTTAAAGCATTTAGCAAGGAAGTGCGATTTCGGTCTGTTCCTGCAAGACGCACTGCGAGACAGAGTAGTGGCAGGCATAAGACGCGAAGAAACGCAACTCGCCTTGTTTGCTGAAGACAGTTTAACCTTTGAAAAGGCGTGCAAGATAGCCTTGGACCGGGAGCAGGCTGCGCGACAAACAGCGTTACTGCATGCAGAAGGCAAGGAAGCGACGCTGCATGCCATGGCGATAAGAGTTCAGGGAACTGAAAGAAATTGA